In the genome of Paenibacillus sp. FSL R5-0766, one region contains:
- a CDS encoding glucose 1-dehydrogenase, translated as MNPVYPFYGEKTVCKAQKLAFPPQHQDQQPGLETLMVPEPISEDPAYIGSCKLQGKVAIITGGDSGIGRAAAIAFAKEGADIVIAYLYERTDAERTRERIEELGQRCLLIEIDLRLKKNCEAVIRTTMETYGKIDILVNNHGVQYVQPSIVDITEEQLYHTFQTNVFAYFFLIQAALPHLCRGASIINTASITAYKGNIQLIDYSSTKGAVVSLTRVLAQSLAAQGIRVNSVAPGPIWTPLIPASFSAEDVQVFGTDTPMGRAGQPYELAAAYVYLASRDSSYVTGECIHVNGGDMVTT; from the coding sequence ATGAATCCTGTCTATCCTTTTTATGGTGAGAAAACGGTATGCAAGGCGCAAAAGCTGGCCTTTCCACCCCAGCATCAGGACCAGCAACCCGGTCTGGAAACTCTGATGGTGCCTGAACCGATCAGTGAAGATCCTGCCTATATCGGCAGCTGCAAACTCCAAGGTAAAGTTGCCATTATTACGGGTGGTGACAGTGGAATCGGCCGGGCGGCTGCTATCGCTTTTGCGAAAGAAGGGGCAGATATAGTCATTGCTTATCTATATGAACGGACAGATGCCGAAAGGACTCGTGAACGGATCGAAGAACTGGGACAGCGCTGTCTGTTAATTGAAATTGATCTCCGCTTAAAGAAAAACTGTGAAGCCGTCATTCGCACAACGATGGAAACGTACGGGAAGATCGATATTCTGGTTAACAACCATGGCGTACAGTATGTGCAGCCAAGCATTGTTGATATTACGGAAGAGCAGCTGTATCACACCTTCCAGACGAACGTGTTCGCCTATTTCTTTCTGATCCAGGCCGCTCTCCCCCATCTGTGCAGAGGTGCCTCCATTATTAATACGGCTTCCATTACGGCATACAAAGGTAACATCCAGTTAATCGATTATTCCTCCACCAAAGGAGCTGTCGTATCGCTGACTCGTGTACTCGCCCAATCGCTCGCTGCGCAAGGGATTCGTGTAAATTCCGTCGCCCCGGGACCCATCTGGACACCGCTCATTCCTGCCAGTTTCTCCGCGGAGGATGTGCAGGTATTTGGAACAGATACGCCTATGGGTCGGGCTGGTCAGCCTTACGAACTGGCGGCAGCTTACGTTTATCTCGCCTCCCGCGATTCGTCCTACGTCACAGGTGAATGCATTCATGTAAATGGCGGCGATATGGTAACAACTTAG
- a CDS encoding ketoacyl-ACP synthase III family protein, which produces MGLGIVDIGVYLPDQIEEPEVILESLGLGKGELQLLRKYHRLNGVPVTPPGQHLDHSIVRAIGQLVDRQPLPAIDLVLYAHSAHVQAPGDYKPLQRALSEYGLEHIPFYSISQMNCASSIAALQWLERISRTQPDIRNVLLVCADQFNFMPPDWRYIRKSTILGDSAVAMLLSRNHGQHVLQAAHVLLDTRFHTGYYAEVEEMTSFNKLYVDHIIRGMEELLSAEGLTLHDVDHIFPHNVNWTTWKEFSKRTGVDQKQIYLDNIPRIGHTFSTDAFINLSSGLENEWVHKGDRSVLVSIGLGSFFGFALIEHGDC; this is translated from the coding sequence ATGGGACTGGGTATAGTGGATATCGGTGTGTATTTGCCTGATCAGATCGAAGAGCCCGAGGTTATCCTCGAATCCTTGGGACTGGGTAAAGGAGAGCTTCAATTACTGCGCAAATATCATCGTCTGAACGGTGTTCCCGTTACCCCTCCGGGTCAGCATCTGGATCATTCTATCGTTCGCGCGATTGGACAGCTTGTTGACAGACAACCCTTGCCTGCCATTGACCTTGTGCTCTATGCCCATTCTGCACATGTACAAGCACCAGGGGATTATAAGCCCTTGCAGCGGGCTCTGAGTGAATATGGGCTTGAGCATATCCCCTTTTATAGTATTTCACAGATGAACTGTGCGTCCTCGATAGCCGCTCTTCAATGGCTTGAACGAATCTCCCGTACACAGCCTGATATTCGTAATGTTTTATTGGTGTGTGCCGATCAGTTTAATTTCATGCCACCCGACTGGAGATATATTCGAAAGTCTACGATTCTGGGTGACTCGGCTGTTGCCATGCTTCTATCCAGAAACCATGGTCAGCACGTCTTACAGGCTGCTCATGTTCTTCTGGATACGAGGTTCCATACCGGATATTATGCTGAAGTGGAAGAGATGACGTCATTTAACAAGCTGTATGTGGATCATATCATTCGAGGCATGGAAGAGCTGCTGTCAGCAGAGGGCCTGACACTTCATGATGTAGATCATATCTTTCCCCACAACGTCAATTGGACTACATGGAAGGAGTTTTCAAAGCGTACAGGCGTGGATCAAAAACAAATTTACCTGGATAATATCCCGCGGATTGGACATACCTTCTCCACGGATGCGTTCATCAATCTAAGCTCCGGGCTAGAGAATGAATGGGTGCATAAGGGGGACAGGTCCGTACTGGTCAGCATTGGGCTGGGCAGTTTTTTTGGTTTTGCGTTAATTGAGCATGGAGATTGTTGA
- the lysA gene encoding diaminopimelate decarboxylase yields the protein MSGDYQIQGLAISTIAARFGTPLYVYDAEVLERVYEELRSLLTPKVELFYSLKANPNISIVHLLQGLGAQAEVCSMAELHTALQAGTNPERIIFLGPGKTDAEITACIRHGIYAIVCESFQELNRIEAIAAEEGRIVPVALRINPSFTVKGSRLTMGGKPRQFGMDEDTVMQGRQQLERCSHVDIIGLHVYMGTRMLDVEPIVENTRHILELAERLEEQLGIRLQMVDVGGGLGVPYYEGEQPLSVSALSAQLNPLFEQFKEKHPDIRLFMELGRYLVGTSGMLVSRALYVKESYGETFVVTDGGTNCHMAAVGIGSYVKRNFPIASLSRYGESPVAEFNITGPLCTPNDVIGKKVNLPPVEQGDLIGVFHSGAYGPTASPTHFLSHGSPAEVMISGGEAHLIRERDTPEDLLGKQRLIPVSHSAVTNR from the coding sequence ATGTCTGGAGATTATCAGATTCAAGGGCTTGCGATTTCGACCATCGCTGCACGATTCGGTACACCATTATACGTCTATGACGCTGAGGTATTAGAGCGAGTATATGAAGAACTTCGCAGCCTGCTGACTCCAAAGGTGGAATTGTTCTACTCATTAAAGGCTAATCCCAATATTTCAATTGTTCACCTGCTTCAGGGGCTTGGAGCCCAGGCAGAGGTCTGTTCCATGGCCGAATTACATACCGCACTACAGGCGGGTACAAATCCGGAGCGTATAATCTTCCTCGGACCAGGCAAGACCGACGCGGAGATAACCGCATGCATTCGTCATGGCATTTACGCAATCGTCTGTGAATCGTTTCAGGAGCTTAACCGTATTGAAGCCATTGCAGCTGAAGAGGGACGGATTGTCCCCGTGGCACTGAGAATCAATCCTTCTTTTACCGTGAAGGGCTCACGGCTCACGATGGGTGGCAAACCACGCCAGTTTGGCATGGATGAGGATACTGTGATGCAGGGGCGACAGCAATTGGAACGATGCTCACATGTGGATATTATCGGTCTGCATGTATACATGGGGACCCGTATGCTTGACGTGGAACCTATTGTGGAGAACACACGTCACATTCTGGAGCTTGCCGAACGGCTGGAGGAGCAACTGGGTATTCGGCTGCAGATGGTAGATGTGGGCGGTGGTCTTGGAGTTCCGTATTACGAGGGAGAACAGCCGCTGTCTGTGAGTGCCCTGTCTGCACAGTTGAACCCTTTGTTCGAACAATTCAAGGAAAAGCATCCTGACATCAGACTGTTCATGGAACTGGGAAGGTATCTGGTGGGAACCAGTGGGATGCTGGTTAGCCGAGCCTTATATGTCAAGGAGTCGTATGGAGAGACGTTTGTTGTGACCGATGGTGGTACCAATTGTCATATGGCTGCGGTCGGAATCGGTTCGTATGTGAAGCGCAATTTCCCGATTGCATCTTTGTCACGTTACGGAGAATCCCCGGTTGCAGAGTTTAATATTACTGGCCCTTTGTGTACCCCGAATGATGTTATTGGCAAAAAAGTAAACCTGCCTCCCGTTGAACAAGGGGATTTAATTGGTGTATTTCATTCCGGTGCCTACGGCCCTACTGCTTCACCGACCCATTTTCTCAGTCATGGAAGTCCAGCTGAAGTGATGATTAGTGGTGGAGAAGCCCATCTGATTCGGGAAAGGGATACTCCCGAAGATCTACTGGGCAAACAGCGTTTGATCCCTGTTTCACATTCCGCAGTAACCAACAGATGA
- a CDS encoding ketoacyl-ACP synthase III family protein, translating into MHIKQIWSYIPKFFVPVRELNEHLGLKQAQTKVLEKIHGLKQVPQDKDGDLTKLLGRVLAQVVNSPTVVPSSIKYIIYCHTIQENFPFPMKVLQGLKQAYGMHHAIAFSLTQQNCASGLIALDVAATLLPSLEEDDHILIVTGEKTFSPIVQLIPNTTVMGEAAAAILLGKSGPGSRMMGLTNVTLGQFCNVLTGDPETLKEFQEIYTPQLCDVIHEAIDGAGLTLEDIRYIVPHNVNLSSWKKVAARLSYPLERVYTSNVGEIGHCFCSDPYINLKEISDQGLLQKDDYYLLVTVGLGATFSVAVMQFAEERGDEIDHTVDRIFEKAEAGAYRS; encoded by the coding sequence ATGCATATCAAGCAAATATGGTCATACATTCCCAAGTTCTTCGTTCCTGTCCGGGAGTTAAACGAACATCTGGGACTCAAACAAGCCCAGACCAAAGTGTTGGAGAAAATTCACGGTCTGAAACAGGTTCCGCAAGACAAAGACGGTGATCTGACTAAGCTGTTAGGACGTGTACTCGCCCAGGTGGTAAACAGTCCGACAGTTGTTCCATCTTCTATTAAGTATATCATTTATTGCCACACAATTCAGGAAAATTTCCCCTTTCCAATGAAGGTATTGCAAGGTCTGAAGCAGGCTTACGGTATGCATCATGCCATTGCGTTTTCACTGACACAGCAGAACTGTGCCTCCGGTCTGATTGCGCTAGATGTTGCTGCAACATTGCTGCCCTCTTTGGAAGAGGATGATCATATTTTAATCGTAACAGGTGAAAAAACATTCAGTCCCATTGTACAGCTCATCCCCAATACAACCGTTATGGGCGAAGCTGCGGCCGCCATACTGCTTGGTAAATCCGGCCCGGGAAGCAGGATGATGGGGCTTACGAACGTAACCCTTGGACAATTCTGCAACGTGCTGACAGGTGATCCCGAGACGCTCAAGGAATTTCAGGAAATCTATACACCCCAGCTCTGTGATGTCATTCACGAGGCAATCGATGGGGCGGGCCTGACGTTGGAGGATATCCGTTATATTGTCCCGCACAATGTGAATCTGTCTTCATGGAAAAAGGTTGCTGCACGATTGTCCTATCCATTGGAGCGGGTGTACACATCCAATGTGGGCGAAATCGGGCATTGCTTCTGTTCCGATCCCTATATCAATCTGAAAGAGATTTCAGATCAGGGGCTTTTGCAGAAGGACGACTACTATTTGCTTGTCACGGTTGGGCTGGGAGCAACATTCAGCGTGGCGGTGATGCAGTTCGCAGAAGAACGAGGTGATGAGATTGACCACACTGTTGACCGGATTTTCGAGAAAGCTGAAGCAGGCGCTTACAGGTCATGA
- a CDS encoding acyl-CoA dehydrogenase family protein, producing the protein MITRSTIAVFEQEMKQYATELRDIGLVIDREPERIAEFTHLASLRTINRMMIPPEYGGEPIVTVGQERYYGLSCLERVIAIEELSAGDAGVFLGSPGPSMSSVIISALADSQQKERYYSHFLKGPAWSFFALTEPEKGSDATGIGTRISRNKEGGLNLDGQKFYIGNGSRASIGLVFAQTNRTPLGIQIALVDTSVQGFSATPLDTMGVRGVQLSHLTLDGFPLAEEDIIGRHLSPTKRGLWGALQTFHRMRPGVAALALGVARAAYDYVKEQRSVFSEREKVELERLEMRLHSIRSMIRSAAAEIDADVQKGYLASLSKIRAGALAEEATELALDLMGPGSMIDHPLLNKWYRDARAFEFMEGTTSIQKINVFQAYANGKMKHA; encoded by the coding sequence ATGATTACACGATCTACCATTGCTGTTTTTGAGCAGGAAATGAAACAATATGCCACGGAATTACGTGATATTGGCCTGGTCATTGACCGTGAACCTGAGCGTATAGCTGAGTTCACACATCTGGCATCTCTGCGAACCATCAATCGCATGATGATCCCGCCGGAATATGGCGGTGAACCGATCGTCACTGTAGGTCAGGAACGATATTATGGTCTTTCCTGTCTGGAAAGAGTTATCGCGATTGAGGAACTGTCAGCAGGTGATGCCGGTGTATTTCTCGGGAGCCCGGGTCCATCAATGTCCAGTGTAATCATATCAGCTCTGGCTGACTCACAACAGAAGGAGCGGTACTATTCTCATTTTCTCAAGGGACCCGCGTGGTCATTCTTCGCTCTTACTGAACCGGAAAAGGGCTCGGATGCTACGGGTATTGGCACACGAATTTCGCGGAACAAGGAAGGCGGACTGAACCTTGACGGACAGAAGTTCTACATCGGTAATGGTAGTCGTGCCAGCATCGGACTGGTATTTGCTCAGACCAATCGTACGCCTCTCGGCATCCAGATCGCGCTGGTAGACACGTCTGTGCAGGGATTCAGCGCCACACCTCTGGATACGATGGGGGTTAGAGGTGTGCAATTGAGTCACCTTACGTTGGATGGTTTTCCGCTGGCTGAGGAAGATATTATCGGGCGTCATCTCAGTCCAACCAAGCGTGGATTATGGGGCGCGCTTCAGACCTTTCATCGTATGCGGCCTGGTGTCGCTGCACTTGCGCTTGGAGTCGCACGGGCAGCATATGATTATGTGAAGGAGCAGAGGTCTGTTTTCTCGGAGAGGGAGAAGGTGGAGTTAGAGCGACTGGAGATGCGCCTGCATTCAATCCGTAGCATGATTCGCAGCGCCGCGGCGGAGATTGATGCGGATGTGCAGAAAGGGTATCTGGCTTCCCTGAGCAAAATTCGTGCTGGAGCACTGGCTGAGGAGGCCACGGAACTGGCGCTTGACCTGATGGGACCTGGTTCCATGATTGACCATCCTTTATTGAATAAATGGTATCGGGATGCGCGTGCCTTCGAATTCATGGAAGGAACTACCTCCATTCAGAAGATCAACGTTTTCCAAGCCTATGCCAATGGAAAAATGAAGCATGCCTGA
- a CDS encoding helix-turn-helix transcriptional regulator: protein MIGPKIREIREQLGLSQKQLAGEDMTRSYISLIEKGRAVPSQRMLKIIARRLNTPMEYFLGGSATTDTDIGEAVLDKAKAYYAEQNDPACIRMAHKVLTLTEDSLDQTEAYLLIMRSHNRLGDYRQALDDGETAAFTVTRTGDRERIVDYYLEMGRAAFHAELFHAARKYYEQSYTYSSKLKHLQDKHIRSLTFLGTTHLRLGNVDKGLDYYLKAEKEAQMIGQPELYGEITLGLGKAYYMSEQDGHLLLSYDWTKKSVDSYKQANSKSYVLALHNLAVIQLHMGQKKEALPLLSECADIYDKRNLPHKKASILEEISKIYLEERQPLLAETAIKEALQLLDQRDEGMLRAKLYRLLGIVFHEKDNTNEGYYFLRMSYDLLKRIHADREADISHKLLILSGQEQKMNYDDYKSYIK from the coding sequence ATGATCGGACCCAAAATTCGGGAAATCCGGGAACAACTTGGACTGTCTCAGAAACAACTGGCAGGTGAGGATATGACACGCTCATACATCAGCCTCATCGAAAAAGGCAGAGCCGTTCCCTCTCAGCGTATGTTGAAAATCATTGCTCGCAGACTCAATACACCAATGGAGTACTTCTTGGGAGGAAGTGCAACAACGGACACCGATATTGGTGAAGCTGTCCTGGACAAAGCCAAAGCCTACTATGCTGAGCAGAATGATCCTGCCTGTATCCGTATGGCTCACAAAGTTCTGACTCTGACGGAAGACTCACTGGATCAAACGGAAGCCTATCTGCTCATCATGCGAAGCCACAATAGGCTTGGCGATTACCGCCAAGCTCTGGATGATGGGGAAACTGCGGCTTTTACAGTCACCCGAACAGGAGACCGGGAGCGCATTGTCGACTATTACCTGGAAATGGGAAGAGCTGCATTTCATGCAGAACTGTTTCACGCTGCCCGAAAATACTACGAACAGTCTTATACGTACAGCAGCAAACTCAAACATCTGCAAGATAAACATATCCGTTCGTTAACCTTTCTCGGAACAACCCATTTGCGGCTCGGTAACGTGGATAAGGGACTGGATTATTATCTCAAAGCCGAAAAAGAAGCCCAAATGATCGGGCAACCGGAGTTATATGGCGAAATTACGTTGGGTTTGGGCAAGGCCTATTATATGTCCGAACAGGACGGACACTTGCTCTTAAGTTATGACTGGACCAAGAAATCGGTAGATTCATATAAACAGGCAAATAGTAAATCCTATGTACTTGCTCTTCACAATCTGGCTGTCATTCAACTTCATATGGGACAAAAAAAAGAAGCCCTTCCCTTGCTGTCAGAATGCGCCGATATCTACGACAAACGCAATCTGCCTCACAAGAAGGCTTCTATATTAGAGGAAATCAGCAAAATCTATCTCGAAGAACGGCAACCTTTACTGGCTGAAACAGCCATCAAGGAAGCTCTTCAACTGCTGGATCAACGAGATGAAGGCATGCTCCGTGCAAAACTATATCGTCTTCTCGGCATTGTATTTCATGAGAAAGACAACACCAATGAAGGCTATTACTTCCTTCGAATGAGTTACGATCTGCTTAAACGCATCCATGCAGATCGTGAGGCTGATATTAGCCACAAACTTTTAATTCTTAGCGGACAAGAACAGAAAATGAATTATGATGACTATAAATCCTATATCAAATAA
- a CDS encoding ATP-grasp domain-containing protein gives MTTLLTGFSRKLKQALTGHDEAVFIYINNFEVEEYWNEQGVLKLPSLSVGSAADVVNRMEELGIFLAGEQDVVLLKELPDSGFIADAQAIGFGRSRLIATEYNEPGLNITANILHCQRTLDRLRELADRQDIQAYLVPFGASDQEEELSQRTGIPLAVPPADIFRKVNDKGYSRRLNAELGIRQIPGCECYSLEELTSGFERMKSVLEQGGRIVMKDSMGVSGKGITVIADEARFHKCMKLLEKQASKNGTRAVNYVLEQWMNKTCDLNYQILVYKSGEIEFLGVKESLVEQGVHQGHLMPPRLSVAQIEVIRDAALQIGAALHRDGYYGVAGIDAILDEDGSVWPNLEINARFNMSTYQTEIQNQWIPEGMLALAKKYTLRLNHRLDYEKLRSTLGPLLFDPLKGEGILINNFATVNAAFKGEDRVFSGRLYGVIIAHSAEQLRATDAAVEAKLSFINEVK, from the coding sequence TTGACCACACTGTTGACCGGATTTTCGAGAAAGCTGAAGCAGGCGCTTACAGGTCATGATGAAGCTGTTTTTATTTATATAAACAATTTTGAAGTCGAAGAATACTGGAATGAGCAGGGGGTACTGAAGTTGCCTTCCCTGAGTGTTGGTTCGGCTGCTGACGTTGTAAACCGGATGGAGGAGCTGGGGATTTTCCTGGCAGGTGAACAGGATGTCGTATTGCTCAAGGAACTGCCGGATTCCGGGTTTATAGCAGATGCACAGGCCATCGGTTTTGGTCGATCACGTTTAATTGCTACTGAATATAATGAACCGGGATTGAATATTACAGCTAACATCCTGCATTGTCAGCGTACGCTGGACAGGCTGCGTGAACTGGCAGATAGACAGGATATACAGGCTTATCTGGTTCCCTTCGGAGCCTCGGATCAGGAAGAAGAACTATCCCAACGCACAGGTATTCCCCTTGCGGTACCACCGGCTGACATTTTCCGCAAAGTCAATGATAAGGGCTACTCCCGAAGGCTTAATGCCGAACTGGGTATCCGCCAGATTCCTGGCTGTGAGTGTTACTCACTGGAGGAACTTACGTCCGGATTTGAACGTATGAAATCCGTGTTGGAACAGGGCGGGCGCATTGTCATGAAGGATTCGATGGGCGTCTCGGGCAAGGGAATCACCGTTATTGCAGATGAAGCCCGTTTCCACAAATGCATGAAATTACTGGAGAAACAGGCAAGCAAGAATGGGACAAGAGCTGTGAATTATGTGCTGGAGCAGTGGATGAACAAAACATGTGATCTGAATTACCAGATTTTAGTTTATAAAAGTGGAGAAATCGAATTTCTTGGTGTAAAGGAATCCTTGGTTGAACAGGGTGTTCATCAGGGGCATCTCATGCCACCACGTCTCAGCGTTGCGCAGATTGAGGTGATTCGGGATGCGGCATTGCAGATTGGGGCTGCGCTCCATCGGGACGGATATTACGGTGTAGCCGGTATCGATGCCATTCTGGATGAGGACGGAAGTGTGTGGCCTAATCTGGAGATCAATGCAAGGTTTAACATGTCGACGTATCAGACTGAGATCCAGAACCAGTGGATTCCTGAGGGGATGTTAGCTTTGGCCAAAAAATATACACTTCGTTTGAATCACCGCCTGGATTATGAAAAGTTAAGGTCAACACTTGGTCCTCTGTTATTTGATCCGCTGAAGGGCGAGGGCATACTTATCAACAATTTTGCAACGGTCAATGCGGCCTTCAAAGGTGAAGATCGTGTGTTCTCTGGTCGTCTCTATGGTGTCATTATTGCTCATTCGGCTGAGCAGCTACGGGCGACGGATGCTGCGGTTGAAGCCAAGTTATCATTCATAAACGAGGTGAAGTAG
- a CDS encoding phosphopantetheine-binding protein, which translates to MTTAVLLEEIKGALAEVLNMEENHAVTWDTSLFDELHLDSTSVLELLMTLEDRIDGLEIDPDELEPDVFNTVGSLAVYIEKQLVAA; encoded by the coding sequence ATGACAACCGCAGTATTGCTTGAAGAAATCAAAGGTGCCCTTGCCGAAGTGCTGAATATGGAAGAGAACCACGCTGTTACATGGGACACATCCTTATTTGATGAACTTCATCTGGATTCAACGTCTGTTCTGGAACTATTGATGACGTTGGAAGACCGTATTGATGGGCTGGAGATCGACCCGGATGAACTGGAGCCAGATGTATTTAACACAGTGGGTTCGCTAGCTGTATATATCGAAAAGCAACTCGTTGCTGCCTGA
- a CDS encoding gamma-glutamyltransferase family protein has product MNFDPLYQPYPSYRVPVYAKQGMVATSQPLAAQAGLDVLKKGGNAIDAAIATAAALTVLEPTSNGIGGDAFALVWTEGKLHGLNASGPAPQGISIEALQAAGHTEMPKLGVVPVTVPGAPAGWAELSRRFGRLTLAEALEPAIRYAEEGYPLAPGLARHWARAAEIYARQGDAKAGRAWFETFAPGGRVPAAGEMWRSPDHAATLRQIGESEARDFYEGELAECIHSFMAEHGGYLTREDLKAFQPEWVDPISVSYRGYDVWEIPPNGQGLIALAALNLLKGYTFDEKESVQAYHQQLEAMKLAFADGEKYITEERKMGVTVKELLSEAYADERRKLIGDTARAPEAGDPRASGTVYLATADGEGNMVSFIQSNYMGFGSGLVVPGTGIALQNRGHNFSLDPNHANALVPGKRTYHTIIPGFLTRGSEAVGPFGVMGGFMQPQGHVQVVMNTIDYHLNPQAALDSPRWQWTKGKTILVEPGFPQHIAQALARKGHDIQVAVDPSQFGRGQIIWRNPDTSVLCGGTETRADGSIAAW; this is encoded by the coding sequence ATGAACTTCGATCCACTCTACCAACCGTACCCCTCTTACCGCGTGCCCGTGTATGCCAAACAAGGCATGGTCGCCACGTCACAGCCACTGGCTGCACAAGCAGGTCTGGATGTATTGAAAAAAGGCGGCAATGCCATTGACGCCGCCATTGCAACTGCTGCAGCGCTGACGGTGCTGGAGCCCACGTCCAATGGCATTGGTGGCGATGCTTTTGCCCTCGTCTGGACCGAGGGCAAACTGCATGGCCTGAATGCCAGCGGCCCTGCGCCTCAGGGCATATCCATTGAGGCGCTTCAAGCGGCAGGCCATACGGAGATGCCGAAGCTTGGAGTTGTTCCGGTGACGGTGCCTGGCGCACCGGCGGGTTGGGCCGAGCTGAGCCGCCGTTTCGGGCGGCTCACGCTGGCGGAAGCGCTGGAACCGGCCATCCGCTATGCGGAGGAAGGTTATCCGCTTGCGCCTGGGCTGGCCCGCCACTGGGCAAGGGCAGCCGAGATCTATGCACGCCAGGGCGATGCGAAGGCAGGGCGTGCGTGGTTTGAGACATTTGCTCCAGGCGGGCGTGTTCCCGCAGCTGGAGAGATGTGGCGCTCGCCGGATCATGCGGCGACTTTGCGCCAGATTGGCGAGAGCGAAGCGCGAGACTTTTACGAAGGAGAACTGGCAGAGTGTATTCATTCCTTTATGGCAGAACACGGTGGTTATCTGACTCGCGAAGATCTGAAGGCTTTTCAGCCGGAGTGGGTTGATCCCATCTCCGTCTCCTATCGCGGATACGATGTATGGGAGATTCCGCCGAATGGACAAGGACTGATTGCTCTCGCGGCGCTTAATCTGTTGAAAGGTTACACATTCGACGAGAAAGAATCTGTTCAGGCATATCATCAGCAACTTGAAGCCATGAAGCTGGCATTTGCAGATGGGGAGAAATATATTACCGAAGAACGCAAAATGGGTGTAACGGTGAAGGAACTGCTGTCTGAAGCATACGCGGATGAACGGCGCAAACTCATTGGTGATACCGCACGTGCACCTGAGGCAGGTGATCCACGAGCAAGTGGAACGGTCTATCTGGCTACGGCGGATGGTGAAGGCAACATGGTTTCGTTTATCCAGAGTAACTATATGGGCTTCGGCTCTGGATTGGTTGTTCCGGGGACAGGCATTGCTTTGCAGAATCGTGGACATAACTTCTCACTGGACCCTAATCATGCCAACGCCCTGGTGCCAGGCAAACGAACGTATCACACGATCATTCCGGGGTTCCTCACCCGCGGCAGCGAAGCGGTGGGGCCATTCGGTGTCATGGGTGGTTTCATGCAACCGCAGGGTCATGTGCAGGTGGTCATGAATACGATCGATTATCATCTGAACCCACAGGCCGCCTTGGATTCTCCGCGCTGGCAGTGGACGAAGGGCAAAACAATTCTCGTGGAACCGGGTTTCCCGCAGCATATCGCTCAGGCACTCGCCCGCAAAGGACATGATATTCAAGTGGCAGTTGATCCATCCCAGTTTGGACGCGGTCAGATCATCTGGCGCAACCCGGACACTAGCGTATTATGCGGGGGTACGGAAACCCGAGCGGATGGCTCGATTGCGGCTTGGTAA
- the fosB gene encoding metallothiol transferase FosB, with protein sequence MNIQGINHLCFSVSNLERAITFYEQALGARIQVKGRKLAYFELAGLWIALNQEDVIRNYTERTYTHIAFTVTEEEFDASVQQLRAAGADILPGRPRDPRDALSVYFTDPDGHLFELHTGTMKQRLDYYREDKDHMTFYT encoded by the coding sequence ATGAATATTCAGGGAATTAATCATTTGTGCTTTTCCGTATCCAATCTGGAGCGGGCCATTACCTTTTATGAGCAGGCTCTCGGTGCCCGAATTCAGGTGAAAGGACGCAAACTGGCTTATTTTGAGCTGGCCGGTCTGTGGATTGCCCTGAATCAGGAGGATGTTATTCGCAACTATACGGAACGAACCTATACCCATATTGCATTTACCGTTACAGAAGAGGAGTTCGACGCGTCTGTGCAGCAGCTGCGAGCAGCGGGGGCAGACATTCTTCCCGGAAGGCCAAGAGATCCGCGGGATGCATTATCCGTTTATTTCACCGATCCGGATGGTCATTTGTTTGAACTGCATACAGGTACGATGAAGCAAAGGCTGGATTATTATCGCGAAGACAAAGATCATATGACCTTTTATACATGA